Sequence from the Sphingomonas suaedae genome:
ATGCTGGTCGGCTGGCACCAGCGCGGTCAGGGCCGGACGGGGTTATGGACCGTGGCCGATAGTTTCGCGCTCGTTCTCAACGGCCAATCCGACCGCTATTATCAATGGTGGAGCCAGGCGCTAAGCGCGGTGGCACGGCCAGAAGCGACCTTCCGTCCCCACCTTCCCGCCCTTCCCCGCGCAGGCGATCGCGTCCCCATTTGCGGGTTGGAGGGGCATCCACAGGTCGTTGATCCGGTCGGCGCTGTCACGCCTCTCGCAATCGATCCAGCGACCGGACAGCGGGGGTGCGCAGCCTATTGGCCGACACGCGCGGGGGAGCATGTCGTGGTCCAGCGAACCATATCGGGCACGCGCCGGTTCGGCTTTTACGTCCTGCCCGCAACCGCGCTTACGCCGATGCGCGCGCTGGAAGCCGGAGAGGCGACGCAGCGCTGGGCGGATCGGCAACAGCGCGGGTCCGTCACCGACCTGCCCGATCGCAGCGGCCCGACATGGCCCTGGTTCCTCGGCTGGCTGATCGTCAGCGCCGCACTCTGGGTTGCGGAGCGCCGCTGGCGGCAGACCGGCGTGCGCTACAGCGGCAACCCAACATAATTCTCCGCGATCGCGGTCTGCATCGCCTCTGAGCTCGCGACATAGTCGAGTTCGGCCGCCTGCATCCGGTGCTCGAACGCGCCGTCCTCGGGAAAGCGGTGCATCAGCTTGGTCAGATACCAGCTGAACCGCTCGGCCTTCCAGATGCGCGCCAGCGCCTTGTCCTGATAGCCCTCCAGCGCCGCATCGTCGCGGTCGCGGAAATGCGCGATCAGCGCGTCGGAGAGATAGGCGACGTCGGACGCGGCGAGGTTTAGCCCCTTCGCCCCCGTCGGCGGCACGATATGCGCGCTGTCGCCCGCCAGGAACAGGCGGCCATGACGCATCGTCTCGAACACATAGCTGCGCAGCGGCGCGATCGACATTTCGAGCGCGGGACCGCGCGTCACCTGATGGTCGCTGATCGGGTCGAACCGCGCCGCCAGTTCATCCCACAGCCGTTCCTCGCTCCAATTCTCGACCCGGTCGGTCAGCGGCACCTGGATATAATAGCGGCTCCGTGTCTTCGACCGCATCGAGGCGAGCGCGAAGCCGGCATCGGTATTGGCATAGATGAGTTCGTCATGGCAGGGCGGCACATCGGCGAGGATGCCGAGCCAGCCAAACGGATAGACCCGCTCGAACTCGCGCACGGCACTGGCCGGGATCGCTTTGCGCGACGGGCCGTGAAAGCCGTCGCAGCCCGCGATAAAGGCCGCGTCGATGCGGTGCGTCTCTCCGTCCTTCGAATAGGTCACGAACGGCGCGTCGCTCTCGAGCGCGTGCAGCGCGACATCGCCCGCTTCGTAGATGACCGTCAGATCGCGATCGGGCGCCGCGTCCATCAGGTCGCGGGTCAGTTCGGTCTGGCCATAGACCATGACGTGCCGCCCGGTCAGCGCGGTAATGTCGATGCGGATCAGCCGGTCATTGGTGGCGAGGTTGAACCCAGCCTCGACCAGTCCCTCCGCCTGCATCCGCGCGTCGATGCCAAGGCGCGTCATCAGGTCGGTGGTGACCGTCTCCAGCACGCCCGCGCGGATGCGGCCGAGCACATAGTCGGGCGACGCGCGTTCGACGACGACGCAATCGACGCCCGCCTGACGCAACAAATGGCCGAGCAACAGGCCCGAAGGCCCTGCCCCGATGATCGCAACCTGGGTTTTCATCTCATTCCCCCAAAGCCGTTTGGACTGAGTCTGTCGAAGCCCGATTCCGAAGATCGGGAACGCCCTTCGACACGCTCAGGGCAAACGGAGGATTGAAGTTCAGCGCGCCGCTTCGAGCTGTTTCTCGAGCGCATCGAGCACGCGGTAACAGGGCATCACCTGCGCCACGCTGGCGTTCGGCTCCCGCCCCTCGCGGATCGCGGCGATGAATTCGCGGTCCTGAAGTTCAATGCCGTTGTTCGACACGGCGACACCAGTCAGGTCGATCGGCTCTTCCTTGCCGGTCACCAGATCGTCGTAACGCGCGATATAGGTGCCGGTGTCGCCGATATAGCGGAAGAAGGTGCCGAGCGGCCCGTCATTGTTGAAGCTGAGCGACAGCGTGCAGATCGCGCCGCTCTCGGCCTTGAGCTGGATCGACATGTCCATCGCGATGCCGAGTTCCGGATGGTGTGGCCCCTCGATCGCATTGGCCGCGATGATCGGACCCGCCTGATAAGCAAACAGGTCCACGGTATGCGCGGCATGATGCCACAGCAGATGATCGGTCCACGACCGCGCCTCACCCTTCGCATTCATGTTCTTGCGCCGGAAGAAATAGGTCTGCACGTCCATCTGCTGGATGTTCAGTTCCCCGTTCGCAATCTTGCGGTGCAGATATTGGTGGCTCGGATTGAAGCGGCGGGTATGGCCGACCATCGCGGTCAGGCCGGTTTCCTGCGCCTTGGCAAGCACCGCCTCGCCATCCGCCAGACTGTCGCATAGCGGGATTTCGACCTGCACATGCTTGCCCGCCTCCATGCACTGGATCGCCTGGGCGGCGTGCATCTGGGTCGGCGTGCACAGGATGACTGCGTCGAGGCCGGGCTGTTCCAGCGCCTCGGCGAGTTCGGTGGTGGCGTGGGGGATGCCATATTTGGCGGCGACCTGCTGCGTCGGCTCAAGCCGCCGTCCGACGACCGAGATCACCTCGACCCCGTCGATCTTCTTGAGCCCGTCGAGATGCTTTTCGCCGAAAGCCCCGGCGCCTGCGAGTGCGATTTTCATGTCTAATCTCCTTCTTAGGCCCCTCCCCTTCAGGGGAGGGGTTGGGGGTGGGGCATCTCAGCCTCACCGAGACCGGGGCCTGTGTGGACAGGCCCCACCCCAACCCCTCCCCTAAAGGGGGGGGCTAGAAACAGTTCACTCCGCCGCCTGCGCGAACCCACTACCCGCCATATCCAGCCCCTCGCCATTGTCGGGACGGAGGACGAGATGGCCGATCGCGGTGTTCGAACAGGGGACGTGGTAATGGCGGTGCAGCGCGGCCGTGCGCTTGCCCAGCGCGCCGCGCATGATCAGCCACATCACCATCTCGATGCCCTCGCTGCCGGTCTCGCGCAGATATTCGATGTGCGGGATGCGGCGCAGATGATCGCTCTCGCCGATCAGGCCGTCGAGGAACATATTGTCCCATTCGCGATTGATCAGCCCGGCCCGCGGCCCCTGAAGCTGGTGGCTCATGCCGCCCGTCCCCCAGACCTGTACGTTGAGGTCCTCCGGGAAGCTCGCCACCGCGCGCGCGATCGCCTCACCCAGCGCCCAGCAGCGATTGCCCGAGGGCGGCGGATAGGTGACGACATTGACCGCGAGCGGAATGACCTTGCACGGCCATTCCGGCACATCGCCGAACATCATCGATAGCGGCACGGTCAGGCCGTGATCGACGTCCATCTCATTGATGATCGTCATGTCGAATTCGTCGAGGATCAGGCTCTGCGCGATATGCCAGGCCAGATCGGGATGGCCGATCACGTCGGGTACCTCACGCGGCCCCCACCCCTCGTCGGCGGGCGCGTAACGCTCGCCACAGCCGATCGCGAAGGTCGGGATGATCTTCATGTCGAACGCGCTGGCGTGATCGTTATAGACCAGGATGACGACATCGGGCTTCTCGGCCTTTTCCCATTCGCGCGTCCAGTCGTACCCGGCGAAGATCGGGCCGAAATAGGCGTCGCGGTCCTTCTTCTGGTCGTGCGCAACGCCGAGCAGGGGGACGTGGCTCGACGCCACGCCGGCGGTAATGCGGGCCATCAGCGCGCCTCCTTGATCGAGCGGACACCTTCGGGCGAACGTCCGCCGGAATTCATCATCGCCTGATAGTCCTCGACCGACATGCCGGTCATGGTGCTGACCGCCTGGACGAAGCTGAGACCGTCGGTCGAGAAGACCTTGGCGAGGAAATAGATGTTGCCACCAAGGTCGAGCAGGCGGTTATAGTCGCGATCGAGCACCGCCTGCTTCTGCTCCGGCGTCATCGGCCAGTCGTCGAGATAGGCGCGCTCGTCCGCTTTCCACCGCTCGCGGTTCTCGGCCTTCATCAGGCTCATCGCGAACTGGTTGAGGTGATAGCCCCGACGCGCCCGGGCGGCGGTGTAGACGCGGGTGCCGGGGATATCCTCGAACTCGGCGAGATACTCATGGATGTCCTGCTTGTCGGGATCTTCGGTGATCACAGCCCCCGCTCCTTCAGTCTGGCGTCGAGGCGCGGGAAGACGCGGCGCGCGTTGCCCGAAAAGATCGCGGCGCGTTCCGCATCGCTGATGTCCAGCGCATCGACATAGCGTTTGGTGTCGTCGAAATAATGCCCGGTGGTCGGGTCGATCCCGCGTACTGCGCCGACCATCTCCGACCCGAACAGGATGTTCTTGTTGTCGATCACGTCCGCGAGCAGATCGATGCCGGGCTGATGATAGACGCAGGTGTCGAAGAAGATGTTGTTCATCAGATGCGTGTCGAGCGCCGGCTTCTTGAGCATGTCGGCGAGGCCGCGATAGCGCCCCCAGTGATAGGGGACAGCGCCGCCGCCATGCGGGATGATGAAGCGCAAGCTGGGAAAATCGGCGAACAAATCGCCCTCCAGCAGCTGCATGAACGCCACCGTATCGGCCGCGATATAATAGCCGCCGGTCGCGTGCATCGCGGGGTTGCAGCTACCCGAGACGTGGATCATCGCCGGAACGTCCAGCTCGACCATCTTCTCGTAGAAGGGATACCAATAGCGGTCGGTCAGCGGCGGATGGGTGAAGTGCCCACCGCCCGGATCGGGGTTGAGGTTGCAGCCGATAAAGCCGAGCTGCGTGACGCAGCGCTCGAGTTCGGCGATGCTGGCGGTCATGTCGGCCTTGGGCGATTGCGGCAACATGCACACGCCGACGAACGTCTCGGGAAACAGCCCGACCACGCGGGCGATCAGGTCGTTGCAGCGCCGCGCCCATTCGATCGCGACCGCTTCGTCCCCGACATGCGGCGCCATTGCCGACGCGCGGGGGGAGAAGATCGTCAGGTCCGCGCCGCGTTCCTTGATCAGGCGCAGCTGGTTCGCCTCGATCGTCTCGCGGATCTCGGCGTCACTGATCTCGGGATAGGGCGGGCATTGCGTTCCCGCCTTGAATGCCGCCTTCTGTTCCTCACGCCAGGCATCGTGCGCCTTGGGCAGCACGGTATAATGACCGTGGCAGTCGATAATCACGCGGCCTTTTCCTCTCTCTCGTTCAGGATCGCGGCGAGCTTCGCCGTCAGCCCATCGGGTGGGGTCACGCCCAGCGCGCCAAGCGCCCGCTGCCGGGCAATCGTGCCGCGCGTCATCGCCGGATCGATCCCCAGATCGGCCAGCGTCCTGGCGACCTCTTCCATCTCCGCCGCCCTCCGCGTCCCGTGCGCAAGCATCCGGTCGAGATTGTAATCGGCGCGTTCGGCCCAGCTGTGACGCTTCCAGCTCGCATCGAGCGAGGTCAGCACCGCGTCGGTCACGCCCGCGCGCTCCGCCGCCAGCACGCATTCGGCGGTCAGCGCCTCGATCCCCTTGACCATGACCGACCGGATCATCTTGATCGCCGATGCATCGCCAATGT
This genomic interval carries:
- a CDS encoding amidohydrolase family protein — encoded protein: MIIDCHGHYTVLPKAHDAWREEQKAAFKAGTQCPPYPEISDAEIRETIEANQLRLIKERGADLTIFSPRASAMAPHVGDEAVAIEWARRCNDLIARVVGLFPETFVGVCMLPQSPKADMTASIAELERCVTQLGFIGCNLNPDPGGGHFTHPPLTDRYWYPFYEKMVELDVPAMIHVSGSCNPAMHATGGYYIAADTVAFMQLLEGDLFADFPSLRFIIPHGGGAVPYHWGRYRGLADMLKKPALDTHLMNNIFFDTCVYHQPGIDLLADVIDNKNILFGSEMVGAVRGIDPTTGHYFDDTKRYVDALDISDAERAAIFSGNARRVFPRLDARLKERGL
- a CDS encoding Gfo/Idh/MocA family oxidoreductase; amino-acid sequence: MKIALAGAGAFGEKHLDGLKKIDGVEVISVVGRRLEPTQQVAAKYGIPHATTELAEALEQPGLDAVILCTPTQMHAAQAIQCMEAGKHVQVEIPLCDSLADGEAVLAKAQETGLTAMVGHTRRFNPSHQYLHRKIANGELNIQQMDVQTYFFRRKNMNAKGEARSWTDHLLWHHAAHTVDLFAYQAGPIIAANAIEGPHHPELGIAMDMSIQLKAESGAICTLSLSFNNDGPLGTFFRYIGDTGTYIARYDDLVTGKEEPIDLTGVAVSNNGIELQDREFIAAIREGREPNASVAQVMPCYRVLDALEKQLEAAR
- the pobA gene encoding 4-hydroxybenzoate 3-monooxygenase; this translates as MKTQVAIIGAGPSGLLLGHLLRQAGVDCVVVERASPDYVLGRIRAGVLETVTTDLMTRLGIDARMQAEGLVEAGFNLATNDRLIRIDITALTGRHVMVYGQTELTRDLMDAAPDRDLTVIYEAGDVALHALESDAPFVTYSKDGETHRIDAAFIAGCDGFHGPSRKAIPASAVREFERVYPFGWLGILADVPPCHDELIYANTDAGFALASMRSKTRSRYYIQVPLTDRVENWSEERLWDELAARFDPISDHQVTRGPALEMSIAPLRSYVFETMRHGRLFLAGDSAHIVPPTGAKGLNLAASDVAYLSDALIAHFRDRDDAALEGYQDKALARIWKAERFSWYLTKLMHRFPEDGAFEHRMQAAELDYVASSEAMQTAIAENYVGLPL
- a CDS encoding class III extradiol dioxygenase subunit beta, coding for MARITAGVASSHVPLLGVAHDQKKDRDAYFGPIFAGYDWTREWEKAEKPDVVILVYNDHASAFDMKIIPTFAIGCGERYAPADEGWGPREVPDVIGHPDLAWHIAQSLILDEFDMTIINEMDVDHGLTVPLSMMFGDVPEWPCKVIPLAVNVVTYPPPSGNRCWALGEAIARAVASFPEDLNVQVWGTGGMSHQLQGPRAGLINREWDNMFLDGLIGESDHLRRIPHIEYLRETGSEGIEMVMWLIMRGALGKRTAALHRHYHVPCSNTAIGHLVLRPDNGEGLDMAGSGFAQAAE
- the ligA gene encoding protocatechuate 4,5-dioxygenase subunit alpha, whose amino-acid sequence is MITEDPDKQDIHEYLAEFEDIPGTRVYTAARARRGYHLNQFAMSLMKAENRERWKADERAYLDDWPMTPEQKQAVLDRDYNRLLDLGGNIYFLAKVFSTDGLSFVQAVSTMTGMSVEDYQAMMNSGGRSPEGVRSIKEAR